TTCAAAGATTTACGCCCATCTTTTTTATTTTTTTTCTTGATCCCCTGCTTATTATTTGTTTAGTGTTCCTTATGAATGCTAAACGTCCCGCGGCTTTAGGTTTTATCTTTGTAACAGTTCTCATTGACGTCATCGGATTTGGAATCATCATTCCCGTTCTTCCAAAGTTGATTCAAGAATTGACCCATGGAACTCTGAGCGAGGCCGCCTTGTATGGCGGTTTTTTAATGTTCGCTTATTCTTTTATGCAATTTATCTGCGCTCCTTTTGTGGGAGGTTTGAGCGATCGATTTGGTAGAAGGCCAGTTCTTCTGGCTTCCTTGTTTGGATTTACTCTCGATTATTTATTCTTAGCGTTTGCGCCTTCCATCTTCTGGTTGTTCGTCGGACGTTTAGTCGCCGGTGTTATGGGAGCGAGTTTTACGACGGGTTACGCATACATCGCCGATATCAGTCCTCCCGAGAAACGAGCCGCTAATTTTGGTATCTTAGGCGCGGCCTTCGGACTCGGGTTTATCATCGGTCCGGTCCTCGGAGGTTCTTTGGGACAGTTTGGATCCAGGGCACCTTTTTTGGCAGCAGCGGGTCTGACTCTTATCAACTGGCTTTTTGGATTTTTTATTCTACCGGAATCCTTATCTAAGGAGAATCGAAGAAAGTTTGAATGGGCAAAATCAAATCCGATCGGTTCCTTGATCAGTCTGGAACGTTATCCTATGATCATAGGACTGGTAGTCGCATTTTTCTTAATCAATACCGCCGCTCACGCGGTTCAAGGCACTTGGAACTATTATACGATGGAGAAGTTTCAGTGGGACGAAGCGATGGTAGGATATTCTCTCGGAGTTGTAGGACTTGTCTACGCGATCACTCTGGGCGGTCTCATTCGTTTGATTCTTCCGGTTTTGGGTCAGAATCGAAGTATCTACTTAGGCTTGGCATTGAGCACACTCGGATACGCGTTATTCGCGCTTGCCACAAAAAGTTGGATGATGTTCGTCTTTCTGATTCCCTATTGTTTTGGAGGAATCGCGATGCCTCCTTTACAGGCAATCATGTCTTCTCAGGTTCCTGAAAATGAACAGGGAGAATTACAAGGGGCTTTGACTAGTTTGATGAGCGTTACCGCGATCATAGGTCCGATTTTGATGACCGGGTTGTTTGCTTATTTTACCGGGAAGGACGCGCCAATGTATTCTCCAGAGGCTCCTCTTTGGATGGGAGCCGTTTTGACAGCGTTGAGTCTTTGGATCACAGTAGGATCTTTGAGAAAACATCATTCTTAATATAGAGAATGAATTTTGATTCGGAGAAAGAATATGCAAAAATTAAGAAATTCTAATGGAAGAAAACGGAAGCTCAACGTGAAGGGCCTTTTCTTTCTGACGGCGTTTCTTTTTTGCGAATGTTATACGTTTCCCAGGGAAAAACCTTCGGTGATTCCTCCGAATCAGAGAATTCTTTTGGGATATATCAATCAGGACGGACAGGTTTTTTCTTCCAAGATCGGAGTAAAAACGAAATACAAGGAAGCGGAAGAAAAGCTCAACCAGTTTGAGGAAAAAGTTCATAAACCTCTTTTGGAGCGTTTTGATAAACGAATTGATGAAATCAAAAAGCACGGATTGGAATTAGAAAAAAACAGCACTTCGATCAAGAGACAATTGGTGGCTGCGGTTTTGATCGCTCTTATCGTTCCGATTCCCGGGGCGGTGGAAACGGTTCTGACGGTAGGTTTGATCACGATCGCGTATCGAAAGATTCGGGAAAAAAAAGAAGACCAAATTGCAAAGGCCGCCGTGGAAGAACTGATTCAAAACTGCGAGACCGCCCGCGAAAATCTTTCTTTGTTTCGTAAAAATAAACTTCTCGAGTTTGTAAGCAACTGGAGAAGAGAATTTAGAAAAGAAGAAAATCACGTGGTAAGTCACGCGGATGCAAAGGATATTAGAATCTACGATCTCGTAAACGAGAAGTTTCAGAAGGACGCCGAATGGCTCAAGTCGCAGGCGGAAACGGAATTGGCCCACGCAAATCTTTATTGTTCTCAAGAAATTAACTTTGCAAAAGCGGAAGTGAAGAAATAGTTTCTTTTTATTTTTTTCTCTAAATCCTCTTTACTGAAATCCTCTTGGAAGGAAGTCTAAGTTCTAATCTTATGAAAATCATTTCTTCAGTCCTTAAAGATCTCGGCGATAATTTCCGAGTTCGAAGAATTCTTCCTTCTTTCGATGCGCGTCACGTCGGCCCCTTTGTTTTTGTGGATCACATGGGACCTGTTCCGATTCATACAGGTAAGGAACTCGTGGTTCGTTCTCATCCGCATATAGGGCTCGCCACGATTACTTATCTCTACGACGGCGTTATTTTTCATCGAGACAGCATAGGAACTGCGGTGCCCATTCGTCCTTTCGAAGTCAATTGGATGACCGCGGGTTCCGGGATCGCGCACAGTGAACGTTCTCAGTTGGATCCTCAATTTTCTTTTCTCGAAGGAATTCAAACCTGGGTCGCTCTTCCAAAAGAATCCGAAGAAGTGGATCCCGAATTCTTTCATCTCGACCGCGAACAAATTCCGATTCTCTCCGGAGATCTCTGGGAGTTACGACTCGCGGCCGGTGAATTTTTAGGGGAACGTTCTCCGGTGAAAGTTTATTCTTCTCTTTTCTATGGAGACTTGGAAGCAAAGGCGGGTGCGAAAGCAGAATGGAACATCCCTTCCGATCAGGAATCCGCGCTCTATGTTTCTCGTGGAAGTTTGGAAGTGAGCGGCAACAAGGTCCAAGTCGGTCAGACGGTAGTTTTTGATCTTGGAGAAAAAGTTTCCTTTTCTTCCCGAGAGGGGGTTCGCGCCGTTCTTCTGGGCGGAGTTCCTCTTCCCGAGAGGCGCCACCTCTGGTGGAACTTCGTTTCCACTTCTTTGGAAAGAATAGAAAGGGCAAAATTAGAATGGAAGGAAGAACGTTTTCCAGTTGTTCCCGACGAAGTGGATCGGATTCCTTTACCTCCCGGTTGAGTTATGTGAGAGTTCCTACTTTTTTAAGAGAGCGAGCTTTGATCTCGATTCGCTGAATTTTGGGAGTTCCTACAGTTGAGTTCTTTGTTTGTGCTCTCGTTGGTTTCGTTGAACAAACGAACGTGGGAACTCATACTTTCTAACGAAGGGAAGTCGGGTTCAAAAGTAGGAACTCACACTCCAAATCAGACAATGCCAATTTCACGAAAAATTTTATCCTTCTCCAGATAATCTTGAAATACCGTAGGAACTCCGTTCTTCTTTAAGAGATCGTTTCCCATGCTGTTGATCCCGATAAACTTCAGTCCCAACTCCCGGCTCGCTCTCCAATCCCAAAGCCCGTCTCCAAAATAAATGACTTCTGAAAATTCTTCGATAGAATGAAGGCTCTTTAGTTTTTTCAGAGTTTCCAAGATGATTCCGTTTCTATCGGGCGCGTCCTCGCTTGTGGAAATCGGGTATTTTTCGATATCGATCCTTGCGTTCTTTGTTTTCTCTCGAGCGGGAATCAACCAGCTTCCTGTGATGATGCCGAAAGGAATATTTTTTTCCTCTAAAGAATCTAAGAATCTCCCGGCGCCCGAAATTTCAGGATAGAGGGAAGGATCTTCTTCGATGGATCTTTGAATTTTTTCCGTGAAGGTTTTTTTAAATTTTAAGAATCTATCTTCTTCGATGACTTCTTGGAAATGATGAAGGTAGACGTCTCTTACGACGCCGTCGTCCGTAATGTTTGTAAAAGATTCCCAAGGAATCGTCTTGGGATCGAGACCTAAAATTTCTTGAATCGTTTCTCGATAGAATTGGTTGTGATGTGTATGAGAATGGATCAGCGTTCCATCGATATCAAAAAGAATACATTTCATCGGATCCATTGAAACGGAAACTTGCAAAAAAATACGAATCAAAAATAAGAATTTCTAAAAAACGGATCCGAGAAAAGTCCACTTGAAACTCGTGAAAAGAATCACATTACATAGATTCTTATAAAAACGTTATGCGTTCCGTTGCAAAACTTTGCCTCGTTCTAAAAATCATATTAGATTCTTATAAAAGCAAAATTCTCATTTTAGATGATACAGAGCGGACTTAAAATCCGTTTTCAAAAAAACTTCTGCGAAATTTTTTCGAATAAAAACATTCTAAAAAAGAAAAAGTCCGAATCGCAAGAGATTACATTTTTCGAATGCTTACCGGAATTCCGGTAAAGGCCGCGTTACCGGAGAGTTCGTCCAAGGATTCTTCGTCGGTAAGATCGTTGATGCTCACACCCGCGAATTGTTTTGCAACGTTCAGATGAACCCCGTTCTTCGCGTGACCGAATCCGTGAGGAATACTGACTACGCCCGGCATGATCTCGTCCGTAATCTCGGTGGGAATGAGAATTTTTCCGACTCTGGATTCCACTTGGACTTCTTCCTCTTCTCCGATTCCTAAATTCTTCGCATCATTCGGATGAATCAAAAGAGTGCAGCGATTCTTTCCGGTCATGAGCTTCGGCATATTGTGCATCCAGGAATTATTGTTCCGAAGATGTCTTCTTCCTATGAGGAGAAA
This is a stretch of genomic DNA from Leptospira tipperaryensis. It encodes these proteins:
- a CDS encoding TCR/Tet family MFS transporter — protein: MNAKRPAALGFIFVTVLIDVIGFGIIIPVLPKLIQELTHGTLSEAALYGGFLMFAYSFMQFICAPFVGGLSDRFGRRPVLLASLFGFTLDYLFLAFAPSIFWLFVGRLVAGVMGASFTTGYAYIADISPPEKRAANFGILGAAFGLGFIIGPVLGGSLGQFGSRAPFLAAAGLTLINWLFGFFILPESLSKENRRKFEWAKSNPIGSLISLERYPMIIGLVVAFFLINTAAHAVQGTWNYYTMEKFQWDEAMVGYSLGVVGLVYAITLGGLIRLILPVLGQNRSIYLGLALSTLGYALFALATKSWMMFVFLIPYCFGGIAMPPLQAIMSSQVPENEQGELQGALTSLMSVTAIIGPILMTGLFAYFTGKDAPMYSPEAPLWMGAVLTALSLWITVGSLRKHHS
- a CDS encoding pirin family protein, whose translation is MKIISSVLKDLGDNFRVRRILPSFDARHVGPFVFVDHMGPVPIHTGKELVVRSHPHIGLATITYLYDGVIFHRDSIGTAVPIRPFEVNWMTAGSGIAHSERSQLDPQFSFLEGIQTWVALPKESEEVDPEFFHLDREQIPILSGDLWELRLAAGEFLGERSPVKVYSSLFYGDLEAKAGAKAEWNIPSDQESALYVSRGSLEVSGNKVQVGQTVVFDLGEKVSFSSREGVRAVLLGGVPLPERRHLWWNFVSTSLERIERAKLEWKEERFPVVPDEVDRIPLPPG
- a CDS encoding HAD family hydrolase gives rise to the protein MIRIFLQVSVSMDPMKCILFDIDGTLIHSHTHHNQFYRETIQEILGLDPKTIPWESFTNITDDGVVRDVYLHHFQEVIEEDRFLKFKKTFTEKIQRSIEEDPSLYPEISGAGRFLDSLEEKNIPFGIITGSWLIPAREKTKNARIDIEKYPISTSEDAPDRNGIILETLKKLKSLHSIEEFSEVIYFGDGLWDWRASRELGLKFIGINSMGNDLLKKNGVPTVFQDYLEKDKIFREIGIV